A window of the Enterobacteriaceae bacterium 4M9 genome harbors these coding sequences:
- a CDS encoding ssrAB-activated protein, producing MARLLLRSGFLNDFQAVGNNGQAVFESALQIREALKLRGMELAASILAIPQTDDASQRVDWYAPAGKRVVSWIGADGDTRRRALKHLERCLDEITMLSERSQRAEKPAIRRFGLLLARAFMFPGANHVFLVDGRPIITFWGFIAHHQKVPEDALIGLRSVAEPEPVVFAAPEPPPAPVVEEPVPLVEPINTQAALATTLYEVTSSVPDAPEEEQPMVITKKKRSPKTLAACAVLLALPVMAAAGWYIYSGQTAQEEMAVVDTAVVSEPQPAEPESVKLVMPTLAMALPLQAATVPDVPPPPGALVLPADALKAGSTRFLNGNWQLNGEANAAMAQPDKLPALRSVTLQIKDNEGTATLNLGGKLSCKADIYSGLMPSGALMVKSRARARCSDGSRYPMPEIACRQGETGAARCDARYGEEEAMPITFKKVGK from the coding sequence GTGGCGCGCCTCTTATTACGCAGTGGATTTCTTAATGATTTCCAGGCTGTGGGTAACAACGGGCAGGCGGTGTTCGAATCCGCGCTGCAAATTCGCGAAGCGCTGAAGCTGCGCGGTATGGAGCTTGCTGCCAGTATTCTCGCCATTCCGCAGACCGATGACGCCAGCCAGCGCGTGGACTGGTACGCGCCTGCGGGTAAGCGCGTGGTGTCGTGGATTGGTGCTGACGGCGATACCCGTCGGCGTGCGCTCAAGCATCTTGAGCGCTGCCTTGATGAAATCACTATGCTGAGCGAGCGTAGTCAGCGGGCAGAAAAACCGGCGATTCGCCGCTTTGGCCTGCTGCTGGCACGCGCGTTTATGTTCCCGGGCGCAAACCATGTGTTTCTGGTAGATGGGCGCCCGATAATCACCTTCTGGGGCTTTATCGCCCATCATCAGAAAGTGCCTGAAGATGCTCTTATTGGCTTGCGCAGCGTAGCAGAGCCGGAGCCGGTGGTGTTTGCCGCACCTGAGCCGCCGCCTGCGCCTGTCGTTGAAGAACCTGTCCCGTTGGTCGAGCCGATAAACACGCAGGCTGCGCTCGCCACCACGCTTTATGAAGTCACTTCCTCTGTACCGGACGCGCCTGAAGAAGAGCAACCGATGGTCATCACAAAGAAAAAACGCTCGCCTAAAACCCTGGCTGCTTGCGCGGTGCTGCTGGCGCTGCCCGTTATGGCCGCAGCGGGCTGGTACATTTACAGCGGGCAGACGGCTCAGGAAGAGATGGCTGTGGTGGACACGGCTGTCGTGAGCGAGCCGCAGCCCGCAGAGCCGGAGTCGGTGAAGCTTGTGATGCCAACACTGGCGATGGCGCTGCCGTTACAGGCCGCCACCGTGCCGGACGTTCCGCCGCCGCCGGGTGCACTGGTGCTACCTGCTGATGCGCTGAAAGCGGGTTCAACACGTTTTCTTAATGGCAACTGGCAGCTAAACGGTGAAGCAAATGCCGCGATGGCGCAGCCGGACAAACTCCCGGCGCTGCGTTCAGTCACGCTGCAGATAAAAGATAATGAAGGCACCGCGACGCTGAACCTGGGTGGCAAACTGAGCTGTAAAGCGGACATCTATTCAGGCCTGATGCCTTCCGGTGCGCTGATGGTGAAAAGTCGCGCGCGTGCGCGCTGCAGTGACGGTTCGCGCTACCCGATGCCAGAAATTGCCTGCCGCCAGGGCGAAACTGGAGCAGCGCGCTGTGATGCGCGCTATGGTGAAGAAGAGGCAATGCCGATAACGTTTAAAAAGGTGGGCAAGTAA
- a CDS encoding virulence factor SrfB: MLANLYPYRHNVSLVRDSGIQFLDFGLTPTDSASRGCFVRKTANGPLLRLAWDDTCQKFTLPAHDGSAPEVVEPESRIALSHSLTLLDGEWLPLPVLRVSAQRRFAQGPGNWARFQIRELAEPDEAGHTHRLTLALDTRIVPEEDSAELLAPVSSDITFGTRFALAWHDDELADFIDQVWVDGWLRDSFSAAADERETRAVGDIQQALKKFEYQAHWLNLLELFGTELAIPELRIVETSTQTAAIPVDLVLDVGNTHTCGILVEDHGIGESGLRHAAELRVRSPDAPQYVSPSFFSSRLTFARADFGRRFYSVESGRDDAFVWPSLVRTGDEACFLAAQRHASTGACSLSSPRRYLWDCEPAVRPWRFSKTGASAEAEAIALPLMMLMNDEGIPLTELSRDERLPVFSAEYSRSALMTQLLCELLTQALSQINSVDNRLSMGQPDVPRQLRTLILTLPTGMPVRERDIFRQRMEEAIGMVWRAMGWHPDEVEPSRAVPLPAVEAEWDEASCGQMFWLYNEIQQNYAGRADALFRALARANTGAERTLRVASIDIGGGTTDMAVTEYSLREDDSRSARITPRLLFREGFRIAGDDILLDVIRHSVLPALANALRQGGVRDVDGLMSRLAGDAVHPESGDTLRQQMTLQYFIPLGNAILAAWEHCRPDDRLPGLDRLAGDMLSHKLSAALCEEIAKLVQPALAEDAPAFDLMAVPVQVNFNELQQAVLERRFAIATPLHALCEAVSFYDCDVVLLTGRPIGLPGVQALLRYLQPVPVNRMVMMNDYPVHEWYPFNGHPKSTAAVGAMLFSLSQSLRLPGFLFQTSGIQAYSTIRYLGVLDEHNRLTDDNIWYRDIDLDNPRARLDSEKTFAIRGNVRLGFRQLDNERWPASPLYTLAIVDPSLTMAIASQGPLYVRLALRQNAERDGEAFMLGEARLASGEKVSLDKLSLTLNTLSDSRGNVSDYWIDSGSLYKK; this comes from the coding sequence ATGTTGGCAAACCTGTATCCTTACCGTCACAACGTCTCTCTGGTACGCGACAGCGGCATCCAGTTCCTGGATTTTGGCCTGACGCCGACCGACAGTGCTTCACGCGGCTGCTTTGTACGCAAGACCGCTAACGGCCCGCTGCTGCGCCTGGCCTGGGACGATACCTGCCAGAAATTTACGCTGCCTGCTCATGACGGCAGCGCCCCCGAAGTGGTGGAGCCGGAAAGCCGTATCGCGCTCAGCCATTCGCTCACACTGCTTGATGGCGAATGGCTGCCGCTGCCCGTACTGCGCGTCAGCGCCCAGCGCCGCTTTGCTCAGGGGCCGGGCAACTGGGCGCGCTTTCAGATTCGCGAGCTTGCCGAACCAGACGAGGCAGGCCATACCCATCGCCTGACGCTGGCGCTGGATACCCGCATTGTGCCTGAAGAAGACAGTGCCGAACTGTTGGCGCCAGTAAGCAGCGACATTACCTTCGGCACCCGTTTTGCGCTGGCCTGGCATGATGATGAGCTGGCCGATTTTATCGACCAGGTGTGGGTTGATGGTTGGCTGCGCGACAGCTTCAGTGCCGCAGCGGACGAGCGCGAGACGCGTGCGGTAGGCGACATTCAGCAGGCGCTGAAGAAATTCGAATACCAGGCGCACTGGCTGAACCTGCTGGAGCTGTTTGGTACTGAGCTTGCTATCCCTGAATTGCGGATCGTGGAAACCAGCACGCAGACGGCCGCGATCCCGGTCGATCTGGTGCTGGATGTGGGCAACACCCACACCTGCGGCATTCTGGTTGAAGACCACGGTATTGGCGAAAGCGGCCTGCGTCATGCCGCCGAATTGCGCGTGCGCTCGCCGGATGCACCGCAGTATGTCAGCCCATCGTTTTTCTCAAGCCGTCTGACCTTTGCGCGCGCCGATTTTGGCCGACGCTTCTATTCGGTGGAAAGCGGGCGCGATGACGCCTTTGTCTGGCCTTCGCTGGTGCGTACCGGCGATGAAGCCTGTTTTCTTGCGGCACAGCGTCATGCCAGCACCGGTGCCTGTAGTTTGTCCAGCCCGCGCCGCTACCTGTGGGACTGCGAGCCAGCAGTAAGGCCGTGGCGCTTTAGCAAAACCGGCGCGAGCGCCGAGGCTGAAGCCATCGCGCTGCCGTTGATGATGCTGATGAACGACGAAGGCATTCCGCTGACCGAACTTTCCAGAGATGAGCGCCTGCCGGTGTTCTCTGCCGAATATAGCCGCAGCGCGCTGATGACTCAGCTGCTGTGCGAGTTGCTGACCCAGGCACTGAGCCAGATAAACAGCGTGGATAATCGCCTGAGTATGGGCCAGCCGGATGTGCCGCGTCAGCTGCGCACGCTTATCCTGACGCTACCAACCGGGATGCCGGTGCGCGAGCGCGATATCTTTCGCCAGCGTATGGAAGAGGCGATTGGCATGGTCTGGCGCGCAATGGGTTGGCACCCGGACGAGGTTGAGCCGTCGCGTGCTGTGCCGCTGCCTGCGGTGGAAGCCGAGTGGGACGAAGCCAGCTGTGGCCAGATGTTCTGGCTGTATAACGAAATCCAGCAAAACTACGCCGGGCGTGCTGATGCGCTGTTTCGCGCGCTGGCGCGCGCGAATACCGGTGCCGAGCGCACGCTGCGCGTCGCGTCCATCGACATTGGCGGTGGCACTACTGATATGGCCGTGACCGAGTACAGCCTGCGCGAAGATGACAGCCGCAGCGCACGCATTACGCCGCGCCTGTTGTTCCGCGAAGGTTTTCGTATTGCTGGTGACGATATCCTGCTGGATGTGATTCGCCACAGCGTGCTCCCGGCGTTAGCAAACGCGCTGCGCCAGGGCGGCGTGCGTGATGTTGACGGACTAATGAGCCGCCTGGCGGGCGACGCTGTACACCCGGAATCAGGTGACACGCTGCGCCAGCAGATGACGCTGCAATATTTTATTCCACTGGGCAATGCCATTCTGGCGGCCTGGGAACACTGCCGCCCTGACGATCGTTTGCCGGGTCTCGACAGGCTCGCTGGCGATATGTTGAGCCATAAACTGTCCGCTGCACTGTGCGAAGAAATTGCGAAGCTGGTGCAACCGGCGCTGGCAGAAGATGCACCGGCGTTTGATTTAATGGCGGTACCGGTGCAGGTCAACTTCAACGAACTGCAACAGGCGGTGCTTGAGCGTCGTTTTGCCATCGCCACCCCGCTGCATGCGTTATGTGAAGCGGTCTCGTTTTACGACTGCGACGTGGTGCTGCTGACCGGCCGCCCGATTGGGTTGCCTGGCGTGCAGGCGCTGCTGCGCTATCTGCAGCCTGTGCCGGTCAACCGCATGGTGATGATGAACGATTATCCGGTACACGAATGGTATCCGTTTAACGGCCATCCGAAGTCCACGGCGGCCGTCGGCGCGATGTTGTTTAGTCTGTCGCAGTCGCTGCGTCTGCCGGGCTTTTTGTTCCAGACTTCCGGTATTCAGGCCTATTCCACCATTCGCTATCTTGGCGTACTGGATGAGCACAACCGCCTGACAGATGACAATATCTGGTATCGCGATATTGATTTAGATAACCCGCGTGCGCGTCTGGACAGTGAGAAGACCTTTGCGATTCGCGGTAATGTGCGCCTGGGCTTTCGCCAGCTTGATAACGAGCGCTGGCCTGCCTCACCGCTGTATACGCTGGCGATTGTTGACCCGAGCCTGACGATGGCCATTGCCAGCCAGGGACCGCTGTATGTGCGCCTGGCGCTGCGCCAGAATGCCGAGCGTGACGGCGAAGCCTTTATGCTGGGTGAAGCACGGCTGGCGAGCGGTGAGAAAGTCTCACTGGATAAACTCAGCCTGACGCTTAATACGCTGAGCGATTCGCGTGGCAACGTGTCTGACTACTGGATTGATAGCGGGAGCCTGTATAAAAAATGA
- a CDS encoding methyl-accepting chemotaxis protein, which translates to MKTLKLSTYMKGALVIFCAITLLANALVIINANRTSQSFTLFGLADKNSRELTRLVDAVDNVRADLNYVHNDPTIQPAEFERRHAELQDMMRRSKAHAVNFQGFEKSSDETRRLSDEINNTFTVLHARYESNIQQLAAHNNSGFDNGTYERQFRDAIDRYMALNESLSQAAQKKAESDRNNSVLVAIIFITIMVLISVFASFWLRKHLFQRLTFTAETLEAIGRGELYHQFDTGARNEIGDMLTALKNMQTSLADMASKIQDGSYGITNSAGEIEVGNNDLSSRTEQQAAALQETAASMEELRITVKQNADNARHASQLTVHASDVARKGGEVMTNVIQTMNQITESSRRIADINSVIDSIANQTNILALNAAVEAARAGEQGRGFAVVASEVRNLAKRSSDAAKEISGLISNSVDSVNDGAKLVEKAGETIQGIVTSVAQVSDIMNEITSATDEQSTGIDQIAQAINEMDLVTQQNAALVEEVAAVSTTMSSQANNLKDSVSIFQISEKRGYVRAEPQLTRTERPMKKAKPVVKEDKNDHHDEWDTF; encoded by the coding sequence ATGAAAACCCTTAAGCTTTCCACGTACATGAAAGGTGCGCTGGTTATATTTTGTGCGATTACCTTACTGGCCAATGCGCTGGTCATTATTAACGCTAACAGAACCAGCCAGTCTTTCACCTTGTTCGGGCTTGCCGATAAGAACTCACGCGAACTTACGCGTCTCGTTGATGCCGTGGATAACGTACGTGCCGACCTCAACTATGTGCATAACGACCCGACCATACAGCCGGCAGAATTCGAACGCCGACACGCAGAGCTGCAGGATATGATGCGCAGATCAAAAGCGCATGCAGTCAATTTCCAGGGTTTTGAGAAATCCTCTGACGAAACTCGCCGCCTCAGCGATGAAATCAACAACACCTTCACGGTGTTGCATGCGCGCTATGAAAGCAACATACAACAGCTGGCTGCGCACAATAATAGTGGTTTTGACAATGGCACCTATGAGCGCCAGTTCCGTGATGCCATCGACAGGTATATGGCACTGAACGAATCCCTGAGCCAGGCGGCGCAGAAAAAAGCAGAAAGCGACCGTAATAACTCGGTTCTGGTCGCTATCATCTTTATCACTATCATGGTGCTTATCTCTGTTTTCGCCAGCTTCTGGTTGCGTAAACACCTGTTCCAGCGCCTGACATTTACCGCAGAAACCCTTGAGGCCATTGGCCGCGGTGAGCTGTACCACCAGTTCGATACTGGCGCGCGTAATGAAATCGGCGATATGCTGACAGCGCTTAAAAACATGCAGACCTCACTTGCAGACATGGCCAGTAAAATTCAGGATGGTTCATACGGCATCACCAACAGCGCTGGCGAGATTGAAGTGGGTAATAATGACCTGTCTTCACGCACCGAACAGCAGGCCGCAGCACTCCAGGAAACCGCTGCCAGTATGGAAGAGTTGCGCATCACGGTTAAGCAGAATGCGGATAACGCCCGCCACGCCAGCCAGCTGACGGTCCATGCGAGCGATGTTGCACGCAAAGGTGGTGAAGTGATGACCAACGTCATCCAGACCATGAACCAGATTACCGAAAGTTCACGCCGCATTGCTGATATCAACTCCGTTATCGACAGCATCGCTAATCAGACCAACATCCTGGCGCTTAACGCTGCGGTGGAAGCCGCCCGTGCCGGTGAGCAGGGCCGCGGCTTTGCCGTGGTAGCAAGCGAAGTGCGAAACCTTGCCAAACGCAGTTCCGATGCTGCTAAAGAGATTAGCGGCCTGATTTCCAACTCCGTCGACAGCGTAAACGACGGCGCGAAGCTGGTAGAAAAAGCCGGGGAAACCATTCAGGGTATCGTGACCTCTGTTGCGCAAGTCAGCGATATCATGAATGAAATCACCTCGGCCACCGACGAGCAGAGCACCGGTATCGACCAGATTGCACAGGCCATTAACGAGATGGATCTGGTGACACAGCAGAACGCCGCGCTGGTTGAAGAAGTGGCCGCCGTCTCCACCACCATGTCTTCACAGGCCAACAACCTCAAAGACAGCGTGTCGATTTTCCAGATAAGCGAAAAGCGCGGCTACGTGCGCGCAGAACCACAGCTCACCCGTACCGAACGCCCGATGAAAAAAGCGAAGCCGGTTGTTAAAGAAGATAAAAACGATCACCACGACGAGTGGGATACGTTCTAA
- a CDS encoding RNA polymerase sigma factor FliA — protein sequence MNNLYTQAGTVTEKNALWTEYAPLVRHEALRLQVRLPASVELDDLIQAGMIGLLGAIDGYDPQQGTQLRTWITQRVRWAMMDELRERDWVPRRVRSNARDVASAIRRVEQRLGRAATETEVAQELDVPLETYQQILMDTNTSQLFSLDELQDEQNGGVEQPGDQHEQQNPLQQLLSSTMRQRVIEEIQRLPEREQLLLNLYYQQELNMKEIGAVLGVGEPRVSQLHSQVIKRLRARLQLAD from the coding sequence GTGAACAACTTATATACCCAAGCCGGGACTGTGACAGAAAAAAACGCGCTGTGGACAGAGTATGCTCCCCTGGTGCGCCATGAAGCCCTGCGTTTGCAGGTGCGGTTGCCCGCAAGCGTGGAACTGGATGACCTTATCCAGGCCGGCATGATCGGGTTGCTGGGCGCCATTGATGGCTACGATCCGCAGCAGGGCACGCAGCTGCGCACCTGGATAACCCAGCGTGTGCGCTGGGCCATGATGGACGAGTTGCGCGAGCGCGACTGGGTACCACGCCGTGTGCGCAGCAACGCGCGTGACGTTGCGTCGGCCATCCGCCGGGTGGAACAGCGCCTCGGACGTGCCGCAACGGAAACGGAAGTGGCGCAAGAGCTTGACGTGCCGCTGGAAACCTATCAGCAGATCCTGATGGATACCAACACCAGCCAACTGTTCTCTCTGGACGAGCTTCAGGATGAGCAGAACGGCGGCGTGGAACAGCCAGGCGATCAGCACGAGCAGCAAAACCCGCTCCAGCAGTTACTTTCCAGCACCATGCGCCAGCGCGTTATCGAAGAGATCCAACGCCTGCCGGAACGTGAACAGCTACTGCTCAACCTTTATTACCAACAAGAGCTGAACATGAAGGAAATCGGTGCCGTCCTGGGCGTCGGTGAACCACGCGTCAGCCAGCTTCATAGCCAGGTTATCAAACGCCTGCGCGCCCGCCTGCAGCTCGCTGATTAA
- a CDS encoding flagellin FliC (structural flagella protein), producing the protein MAQVINTNTLSLTAQNNMNRSQGALGTAIERLSSGLRINSAKDDAAGQAISNRFTANINGLSQASRNANDGISLAQTTEGALNEINDNLQNIRRLSVQAQNATNSESDRKSIQDEIDQRLDEINRIAEQTEFNGVKVLSKDQTLSIQVGANDGQTIEINLHEMSAETLGMDGFSVKDIAQKHTTGTIEIGGNSIKLDADSMAAIQGDLMSVDGKFYDVVTGTDGTKTYTEVEIDDSGANPVLALGDTLDPDDDAAAIAALDKALNPLATIDAAIAQVDELRSGLGAVQNRFDSVINNLDSTVNNLSASRSRILDADYATEVSNMSRAQILQQAGTTVLAQANQVPQNVLSLLR; encoded by the coding sequence ATGGCACAGGTCATCAATACCAATACTCTGTCTCTGACCGCTCAGAACAACATGAACCGTTCTCAGGGCGCACTGGGCACCGCAATTGAGCGTCTGTCTTCGGGTCTGCGTATCAACAGCGCCAAAGACGATGCAGCTGGTCAGGCGATTTCTAACCGCTTCACCGCCAACATCAACGGCCTGAGCCAGGCGTCCCGTAACGCCAACGACGGTATCTCTCTGGCACAGACCACCGAAGGCGCGCTGAACGAAATCAACGACAACCTGCAGAACATCCGTCGTCTGTCTGTACAGGCACAGAATGCCACCAACTCTGAGTCTGACCGTAAGTCCATCCAGGACGAAATCGACCAGCGTCTGGACGAAATCAACCGTATCGCTGAGCAGACTGAGTTCAACGGCGTGAAGGTACTGAGCAAAGACCAGACCCTGAGCATCCAGGTTGGTGCCAACGATGGCCAGACCATCGAAATCAACCTGCACGAAATGAGTGCAGAAACACTGGGTATGGACGGCTTCAGCGTGAAAGATATCGCGCAGAAACACACCACCGGCACCATTGAAATTGGTGGCAACTCCATCAAGCTGGACGCAGACAGCATGGCTGCTATCCAGGGCGACCTGATGAGCGTTGATGGTAAGTTCTATGATGTTGTTACCGGCACCGATGGCACTAAAACTTATACCGAAGTGGAAATCGATGATTCAGGTGCTAACCCGGTACTGGCTCTCGGTGACACACTGGACCCGGATGACGATGCCGCTGCTATCGCTGCACTGGATAAAGCGCTGAACCCGCTGGCAACCATCGACGCCGCTATCGCTCAGGTTGACGAACTGCGCTCTGGCCTGGGTGCGGTACAGAACCGTTTCGATTCTGTTATCAACAACCTGGACAGCACCGTAAACAACCTGTCTGCTTCCCGCTCCCGTATCCTGGACGCGGACTACGCGACCGAAGTGTCCAACATGAGCCGCGCGCAGATCCTGCAGCAGGCTGGCACCACGGTTCTGGCGCAGGCTAACCAGGTTCCGCAGAACGTACTGTCTCTGCTGCGTTAA
- the fliD gene encoding flagellar filament capping protein FliD, with product MATISGLGVGSGLDTASLLTQMAAAEQTRLTPYTNRQNSFQAKISAWGQITDAMNTLKTSTKALSGDAFNTQKVSSNDAFTATTSAGALSGTHKVVVNQLASAHSLASEGQKDADERLGTQGDGTRTMVIEQANGEEMRIELKDDETSLNQIAKKINAEEGDVTASVVRSDDGYQLILTSKKTGEEGEMTVRVEGDDQLNGVVNSSNMTEIGQAQDAKLQVNGISYTRSSNNVTDILPNVTLTLNKVSTDQENGEQLTLTPDTAATKTGIQDFVKNYNALLSATSSASKWVQNDSSGLMDGEVATQNSQNGALMGDSMLRGMVGEFRGLANGTYGESDAEIRALADIGIKIDASTGQMTLDEAKLDKALADNPEQVQKMFVGTSDNPGLAVQMTEVITKYAGDEDQKVDGLIKEAKDGLDEQLKLVKTQIDKTQVLIDAQVERYRRQFQNLDSVMTQLSGTSNSLTAMLMQYS from the coding sequence ATGGCAACCATTAGTGGATTAGGCGTCGGCTCCGGTCTGGACACTGCATCTCTTCTGACGCAGATGGCCGCAGCAGAACAGACGCGCTTAACGCCTTATACCAATCGACAGAATAGCTTCCAGGCAAAAATCTCTGCCTGGGGACAGATTACTGACGCAATGAATACGCTCAAAACCAGCACGAAAGCGCTGAGTGGCGATGCGTTTAATACCCAGAAAGTCAGCTCTAACGACGCCTTTACGGCGACCACCAGCGCAGGCGCGCTGTCGGGTACACATAAAGTGGTCGTTAACCAGCTGGCTTCTGCGCACTCGCTGGCCTCTGAGGGCCAGAAAGACGCTGATGAGCGTCTGGGCACCCAGGGTGACGGCACCCGTACTATGGTGATTGAGCAGGCTAACGGCGAGGAAATGCGCATTGAGCTGAAGGATGATGAAACGTCCCTCAATCAGATTGCGAAAAAGATTAACGCCGAAGAAGGCGACGTGACCGCAAGCGTCGTGCGCAGTGATGACGGTTATCAGCTGATTCTGACCTCGAAGAAAACGGGTGAAGAAGGTGAAATGACCGTCCGCGTTGAGGGTGATGACCAGCTCAATGGCGTGGTTAACTCCAGCAATATGACGGAAATCGGTCAGGCGCAGGACGCAAAGCTGCAGGTTAACGGTATCAGCTACACCCGCTCCAGCAACAACGTGACCGACATCCTGCCTAACGTGACGCTGACGCTGAACAAAGTCTCCACCGATCAGGAAAATGGCGAACAGCTGACGCTGACACCGGATACCGCCGCCACCAAAACCGGGATTCAGGATTTCGTTAAGAACTACAACGCGCTCCTGAGTGCCACCAGCAGCGCCAGCAAGTGGGTGCAAAACGACAGCTCTGGCCTGATGGATGGCGAAGTGGCCACCCAGAACAGCCAGAACGGCGCGTTGATGGGCGACTCTATGCTGCGCGGTATGGTCGGCGAATTCCGTGGGCTTGCTAACGGCACCTACGGTGAGTCCGATGCCGAAATCCGTGCGCTGGCGGATATTGGTATCAAAATTGATGCCTCTACCGGCCAGATGACGCTGGATGAAGCCAAGCTGGACAAAGCGCTGGCGGATAACCCGGAGCAGGTGCAGAAGATGTTTGTTGGCACCAGCGACAACCCGGGCCTGGCGGTACAGATGACAGAAGTCATCACCAAATACGCCGGTGATGAAGACCAGAAAGTTGATGGTCTTATCAAAGAAGCCAAAGACGGCCTCGATGAGCAGCTCAAACTGGTGAAAACCCAGATTGATAAAACGCAGGTGCTTATTGATGCCCAGGTAGAGCGCTACCGCCGACAGTTTCAGAACCTGGACTCTGTCATGACCCAGCTTTCCGGTACCAGCAACTCGCTGACCGCTATGCTGATGCAGTACTCATAA
- the fliS gene encoding flagellar export chaperone FliS, translating into MYGSQGVKAYAQVDLQSRVQSASPHQLVTMLFDGAHSALVRARILMEKGDVAARGQAITKAINIIDNGLRASLDHEKGGEISLDLEQLYDYMTRSLMRANLHNEIDTLLHVDELLMGISDAWKQIAPN; encoded by the coding sequence ATGTACGGTAGTCAGGGCGTTAAGGCTTATGCGCAGGTTGATTTGCAAAGCCGGGTACAGTCAGCCAGCCCACATCAGCTGGTGACCATGCTGTTTGACGGTGCTCACAGTGCGCTGGTGCGCGCCCGTATTTTGATGGAAAAAGGTGATGTCGCGGCTCGCGGCCAGGCTATCACCAAAGCGATAAACATTATTGATAACGGATTGCGCGCCTCGCTTGACCATGAAAAAGGCGGTGAGATTTCGCTCGATCTGGAACAGTTATACGACTACATGACTCGCAGTCTGATGCGAGCCAACTTACACAACGAGATTGATACTCTCCTGCACGTCGATGAGCTCTTGATGGGCATCTCGGACGCGTGGAAACAAATTGCGCCGAACTAA
- a CDS encoding flagellar protein FliT, producing the protein MANSALMADLALTAQKYQHALQLSFEMLETAKQGKWDDFIELNTHYIFALQNVLEEHGSSNHEDEEGVCSSLTHLLNNENEIRQLLKDRLDTLSGKIDSIRQNQKCSNAYSTQLFSPYR; encoded by the coding sequence ATGGCTAATTCTGCACTCATGGCCGATCTGGCCCTTACTGCTCAGAAATATCAGCATGCTCTGCAGTTGAGCTTTGAAATGCTTGAAACTGCGAAGCAGGGGAAATGGGATGATTTCATTGAACTGAATACCCACTACATCTTTGCACTGCAAAATGTACTGGAAGAGCACGGAAGCTCGAACCATGAAGATGAAGAGGGGGTTTGCAGCTCGCTGACGCACTTGTTGAATAACGAGAATGAAATTCGTCAGCTGCTAAAAGACCGCCTGGACACCCTGAGTGGTAAGATTGATTCTATTCGCCAGAATCAGAAGTGCAGCAACGCCTATTCCACTCAGCTTTTCTCGCCCTATCGCTAA
- a CDS encoding alpha/beta hydrolase codes for MSFVTTKDGVEIYYKDWGSKEAQPIVFHHGWPLSADDWDAQMLFFLAEGFRVVAFDRRGHGRSTQVSEGHDMDHYASDASAVVEHLDLKNAIHVGHSTGGGQVARYVAKYGQPQNRVAKAVLISSVPPLMVKTDSNPGGTPIEVFDGFRAGLAANRAQFYLDVPGGPFYGFNREGAEISQGTLQNWWRQGMMGSAKAHYEGIKAFSETDQTEDLKAITVPVLVMQGDDDQVVPYKNAALLQDKLIKNSTLKIYPGYPHGMHTTHADVINADLLAFIRS; via the coding sequence ATGTCATTTGTCACCACGAAAGACGGAGTGGAGATTTACTATAAAGACTGGGGCTCAAAAGAGGCACAGCCGATAGTTTTCCATCATGGCTGGCCGTTAAGCGCCGATGACTGGGATGCACAAATGTTGTTCTTTCTGGCAGAAGGTTTCCGCGTGGTTGCGTTTGACCGCCGTGGTCACGGTCGCTCAACCCAGGTGAGCGAAGGCCACGATATGGACCATTACGCGTCAGATGCGTCCGCTGTTGTCGAGCATCTTGACCTGAAAAATGCTATTCACGTGGGGCACTCCACGGGGGGCGGGCAGGTGGCGCGCTATGTGGCCAAATATGGCCAACCACAGAACCGTGTCGCGAAGGCCGTGCTGATAAGCTCCGTTCCTCCGCTGATGGTGAAAACTGACAGTAACCCAGGCGGTACGCCGATTGAAGTGTTCGACGGCTTCCGCGCGGGGCTTGCCGCTAACCGTGCGCAGTTCTATCTTGATGTTCCCGGCGGCCCGTTCTACGGCTTTAACCGCGAGGGGGCCGAGATTTCACAGGGCACACTGCAAAACTGGTGGCGCCAGGGCATGATGGGCAGTGCCAAAGCCCATTACGAAGGGATCAAGGCGTTTTCAGAAACCGATCAAACGGAAGACCTGAAGGCCATTACGGTGCCGGTGCTGGTGATGCAGGGTGATGATGACCAGGTGGTGCCTTATAAAAATGCCGCACTGCTGCAGGATAAGTTAATTAAAAACAGCACGCTGAAAATCTATCCGGGCTATCCGCACGGTATGCATACTACACATGCTGATGTGATTAACGCCGATCTGCTGGCGTTTATCCGCAGTTAA